From a region of the Nonlabens dokdonensis DSW-6 genome:
- a CDS encoding glycosyltransferase family 4 protein, producing MKILLVSMNNHHFKRWAEQLEGQGFELHWFDILDQGKATSLSFMNPITDWKKGFLKKRGRTLVKSKFPQLYNKLVKHYDVTVDIAFSKAIQNIKPDIIHCFEMKIAGLKILSVMQKNQLPLIYSSWGTDLYDLNVLGIKKEQAREFLTRVDYLITDCQRDAQIAMDLGFQNKHLGVFPGNGGLDISEGHRLPVDQRNYILVKGYESAIGKALTVMKAIELVPLELIQPFKILIYSADESVIEYVLQSKILSKLAYKIVPRSENVPNKDLLNYMGRAAIHIANSNSDGMPNALLEAMCMGAFPIQSNPGQVTEEVIKHGENGFLIEEVNDHKKIAQLITESLRNTSLRMAAQEYNIGFIAKNYNRDKLRPQIINLYL from the coding sequence ATGAAAATCCTACTAGTTTCTATGAATAACCACCATTTTAAGCGATGGGCAGAGCAGCTAGAAGGGCAAGGTTTTGAGCTGCACTGGTTTGATATCTTAGACCAAGGTAAAGCTACTTCCTTATCTTTTATGAATCCAATTACTGATTGGAAAAAAGGGTTTTTAAAAAAACGTGGTCGAACTTTGGTCAAAAGTAAATTTCCTCAGTTGTACAACAAACTTGTAAAACACTACGATGTTACGGTGGATATCGCTTTTTCCAAAGCGATACAAAATATAAAACCAGATATCATACACTGTTTTGAAATGAAAATAGCTGGGCTTAAAATTCTTTCGGTGATGCAAAAGAATCAATTGCCACTAATTTATTCTTCTTGGGGAACAGATTTATATGATCTTAATGTTCTAGGAATAAAGAAAGAGCAAGCAAGAGAGTTTTTAACTCGTGTTGATTATCTTATCACCGATTGTCAAAGAGATGCCCAAATAGCTATGGATTTGGGATTTCAAAATAAGCATTTAGGCGTTTTTCCTGGAAACGGAGGTCTTGATATTTCAGAAGGACATCGATTACCAGTAGATCAAAGAAATTACATACTTGTAAAAGGCTATGAAAGTGCTATAGGTAAAGCCTTAACTGTGATGAAAGCAATTGAATTAGTACCTCTTGAACTTATACAGCCTTTTAAGATTCTGATTTACAGTGCAGACGAGTCTGTGATAGAATATGTGTTGCAAAGTAAGATCTTAAGTAAGCTAGCTTATAAAATTGTACCGCGTTCAGAAAATGTACCAAATAAAGACTTACTCAATTATATGGGTAGAGCGGCTATTCATATAGCTAATAGCAATTCTGACGGAATGCCTAACGCCTTGTTAGAAGCTATGTGTATGGGAGCTTTTCCTATACAATCTAATCCAGGACAAGTCACAGAAGAAGTCATCAAGCATGGTGAAAATGGATTTTTAATTGAAGAGGTAAACGATCATAAAAAAATTGCCCAACTAATTACAGAAAGTCTGAGGAATACTTCATTGCGTATGGCCGCTCAAGAATATAACATTGGCTTTATTGCTAAGAATTACAATCGTGATAAATTGCGTCCACAAATAATAAATTTGTATTTATAG
- a CDS encoding glycosyltransferase family 2 protein, translated as MINLMHHDGIAVTESYKGLPIIKAIYKCAQEHPDDYLLIYHKDADLHTFKKSLPELNHNAYFFSNYNNISEDLGYVEDSPFLSINKRVIYPTWLKGTTIVCVHAQLVEMTAGTHTSEHNLLYWLNSIGRLSRSLGVLNYQVPSIIQNEHFNDFQLYRFVKQHYKSRWIFILLLCHLWYERRFPFLAFIKSFFYKKYSVNLDIQVLQKLSIEKVVEHNQYDVVIPTMGRSRYLENVLIDLSKQKILPQQVIIVEQNQDTSASSELDFLKTENYPFGIIHHFIHQTGACNARNLAIEKSSASWVLLFDDDVRIDPSFSELIFNFLKRMHVKCLTFSCLQKGEKEKFQTFLQWPAFGSGCSIVHRDVIKKCKFDMALEHGYGEDVDYGMQIRNAGYDVIYAPQIQMLHLKAPIGGFRKPHVFPWQHDAIQPKPSPQIMFHRKKNYTAKQLLGYKLTLFIKFYKDYSIKNPVSYYKYFKKAWSNSIYWSKKLAQDAKS; from the coding sequence ATGATTAACTTAATGCATCATGATGGTATTGCTGTTACTGAGAGTTATAAAGGGCTACCTATAATTAAAGCTATTTATAAATGTGCTCAAGAACATCCTGATGATTACCTTTTGATTTATCATAAAGATGCGGATTTACACACATTTAAAAAGTCTTTACCAGAATTAAACCATAATGCATACTTTTTCTCGAACTATAACAACATCAGTGAAGATTTAGGGTATGTGGAGGATAGTCCTTTTTTAAGTATTAATAAAAGAGTCATCTATCCCACCTGGTTAAAAGGAACTACTATCGTTTGTGTTCATGCTCAACTAGTTGAAATGACAGCAGGCACTCATACGTCTGAACACAATTTGTTGTACTGGTTAAATTCCATAGGAAGGTTATCGCGATCTTTAGGCGTTTTAAATTATCAAGTCCCTTCCATAATTCAAAATGAACATTTTAATGATTTCCAGCTATATAGATTTGTGAAACAACATTATAAATCAAGATGGATCTTCATTTTGCTCTTATGTCATTTATGGTATGAGAGACGATTTCCATTTTTGGCTTTTATTAAATCGTTTTTTTATAAAAAGTATTCCGTAAACCTTGATATTCAAGTTTTACAAAAACTAAGTATTGAAAAGGTTGTGGAGCACAACCAGTATGATGTTGTTATTCCTACCATGGGTAGATCAAGATATTTAGAGAATGTATTGATCGACCTAAGCAAGCAAAAAATACTTCCTCAACAAGTCATTATTGTAGAACAAAATCAAGATACATCAGCTAGTTCAGAACTTGATTTTTTGAAAACTGAGAATTATCCTTTTGGGATAATACACCATTTTATACATCAAACAGGTGCTTGTAATGCTCGCAATCTTGCAATAGAGAAGTCGTCTGCTTCTTGGGTATTATTATTTGATGATGATGTGAGAATTGATCCTAGTTTCTCCGAACTCATATTTAATTTTCTCAAAAGAATGCATGTAAAATGTCTTACATTTTCATGTTTGCAAAAAGGAGAAAAAGAGAAATTTCAAACTTTTTTACAATGGCCGGCTTTTGGTTCGGGATGCTCTATTGTTCATAGAGACGTGATAAAGAAATGTAAGTTTGATATGGCTTTAGAACATGGCTATGGGGAAGATGTGGATTATGGAATGCAAATACGCAACGCGGGATATGACGTAATCTATGCACCACAAATTCAGATGTTGCATTTGAAAGCGCCCATTGGTGGATTTAGAAAGCCGCATGTTTTTCCTTGGCAGCATGATGCTATTCAACCTAAGCCTTCACCACAAATTATGTTTCATCGTAAGAAGAATTACACAGCAAAACAGTTGCTAGGTTACAAATTGACCTTGTTTATTAAGTTTTATAAAGATTACTCTATTAAGAATCCCGTATCCTACTATAAGTACTTTAAAAAAGCATGGAGTAATAGTATATATTGGTCTAAAAAATTAGCGCAGGATGCAAAATCATAA
- a CDS encoding glycosyltransferase family protein — MPDHKNSKPKVFILFPDGVGLRNFAFTRFKEIGEQQGIDITYWNNTVFSLEKELGYPEVKIESTRIHSKTPVINHARKRVELSLSRKRTNDPVYSTYRFPLKWNNVKNIVKSAFVKFHETFSASSKGWQSLMDQMNAAERYTQRYQEVKAQLEEHRPDLVFCTTQRATQAIAPILAAQDLRIKTACWIYSWDNLPKGMTTIETDYYFVWSELMKEQLLEYYPKTKPEQIFVTGTPQFEPHYNASLLLSRKQFCENHGLREETQYICFSGDDQTTSPLDQYYLEDTAIAVRQLRQEGRDIEIIYRKVPIDFSGRYDAVLEKYNDVITAIDPLWKPMGEQWNQVMPTKEDFALLVNTCYHCELVVNICSSMVFDFIAHDKPTIYPNYEQPQLKKGIRDIGQNYKYVHFRSMPDYDKSVTWAMNKSEIYDGIKGLLDGKINPVPVTKKWYGIVNKPESPEMASERIWEGIKSIL, encoded by the coding sequence ATGCCTGATCATAAAAATAGCAAACCCAAAGTATTTATTCTCTTTCCTGATGGAGTAGGACTGCGCAATTTTGCATTTACTCGATTTAAAGAAATAGGCGAGCAGCAAGGTATTGATATCACGTACTGGAACAATACTGTCTTTTCTCTTGAAAAGGAATTAGGCTATCCAGAAGTAAAAATAGAAAGCACTAGAATACATTCTAAAACACCGGTAATTAACCACGCACGTAAAAGAGTGGAGTTATCGCTTTCGCGAAAGCGGACTAATGACCCAGTTTATTCCACGTACCGATTTCCCTTAAAATGGAATAATGTCAAGAATATTGTTAAAAGTGCTTTTGTAAAGTTTCATGAAACCTTTAGCGCAAGTTCTAAAGGCTGGCAGAGTCTTATGGATCAAATGAATGCTGCCGAACGTTATACACAACGGTATCAAGAAGTGAAAGCACAGCTAGAAGAGCATCGGCCAGATTTGGTATTTTGTACTACTCAAAGAGCAACACAAGCTATAGCACCTATACTTGCGGCTCAAGATTTACGAATTAAAACCGCTTGCTGGATTTACAGTTGGGACAATCTTCCTAAAGGAATGACCACCATTGAAACCGATTATTATTTTGTCTGGTCGGAGTTGATGAAAGAGCAATTGCTGGAGTATTATCCTAAAACTAAACCAGAACAAATATTTGTCACAGGAACACCGCAATTTGAACCTCATTATAATGCTTCTTTATTGCTTTCGCGAAAGCAGTTTTGTGAAAATCATGGATTGCGAGAAGAAACGCAGTACATCTGTTTCTCTGGTGATGATCAAACTACTTCACCTCTTGATCAATATTACCTAGAAGATACTGCGATTGCTGTGCGACAGCTGCGCCAAGAAGGTCGTGATATAGAGATTATTTACCGCAAAGTTCCGATTGATTTCTCTGGTAGATATGATGCGGTTCTAGAAAAATATAATGATGTGATTACGGCTATTGATCCTTTATGGAAGCCTATGGGCGAGCAATGGAACCAGGTCATGCCTACAAAGGAAGATTTTGCATTACTAGTCAATACTTGCTATCACTGTGAACTGGTAGTTAATATATGCTCTAGTATGGTGTTTGATTTTATTGCACATGATAAACCTACTATTTATCCTAATTATGAGCAGCCACAGCTTAAAAAGGGAATACGCGATATAGGGCAAAATTATAAGTACGTACACTTCCGTTCTATGCCAGATTATGATAAAAGTGTAACTTGGGCCATGAATAAGTCTGAAATTTATGACGGTATTAAAGGCTTGCTGGATGGAAAAATAAATCCAGTTCCAGTCACCAAAAAATGGTATGGAATCGTAAACAAACCAGAATCTCCTGAAATGGCTAGTGAGCGCATTTGGGAAGGGATTAAGTCGATTTTATAA
- a CDS encoding glycosyltransferase family 2 protein: protein MKISFLIVTRHRPEELSFTLNKLKQLIQPELHEVLVFIDYCSDTEQIVSKFQWVKWYTSGVQLGASPARNQLYQHAAGEVWIGLDDDAHPLGTNFIKRVLSRFRESENTAIIAFQEVRGSFQNDQIAMNIAREGVAFPVSEFVGCGFAIRKDVYLKTNGFPLWMDIYGEESAVSLEVVDLGYDIIYDYCIMVNHRKDVVKRTLENKNYFRFEKQLVNVVKFYMVYYKQPTYLIFRALFHNFKKYAITDFNYLGRFLKAIFTIIVSLPDTLSHRNPIDDSSIKRFRSLKAPFYQ from the coding sequence ATGAAAATTTCATTTCTTATTGTCACGCGACACCGGCCTGAGGAGTTGAGCTTTACTTTGAACAAATTAAAACAACTTATTCAACCAGAGCTTCATGAGGTACTGGTGTTTATAGATTATTGTTCTGACACAGAGCAAATTGTTTCAAAATTTCAATGGGTAAAATGGTATACATCTGGAGTACAATTAGGAGCTTCTCCTGCTAGAAATCAGTTGTATCAACATGCCGCAGGTGAGGTTTGGATAGGGCTAGATGATGACGCACATCCTTTAGGAACAAATTTTATTAAACGAGTGTTGTCTCGCTTTCGCGAAAGCGAAAATACAGCCATCATCGCTTTTCAAGAAGTACGAGGCTCATTTCAGAATGATCAAATTGCTATGAACATAGCTCGAGAAGGAGTAGCATTTCCGGTGAGTGAATTTGTAGGATGTGGATTTGCAATTAGAAAGGATGTTTATCTAAAAACAAACGGTTTTCCTTTATGGATGGATATTTATGGAGAAGAAAGCGCCGTGTCGCTGGAGGTTGTTGACCTAGGATACGATATTATTTATGATTATTGTATTATGGTAAACCATCGTAAAGATGTTGTAAAAAGAACATTAGAGAATAAAAATTATTTTAGGTTTGAAAAGCAACTGGTCAACGTGGTTAAATTTTACATGGTGTATTATAAACAGCCTACTTATTTAATCTTCAGAGCGTTATTTCATAATTTCAAAAAATATGCTATTACAGATTTTAATTACTTAGGGCGATTTCTTAAAGCTATATTTACAATAATTGTTTCTTTGCCTGATACATTATCCCATAGAAATCCAATAGATGACAGCTCCATTAAAAGATTTAGATCCCTTAAAGCTCCATTTTATCAATAG
- a CDS encoding glycosyltransferase produces MQNHKLSLIICTYMRPEPLTKLLESVMTQSKVPDEILIIDGSVDDSTGSRFRESGNNIIHYHNVPPEHRGLTKQRNYGIERVSEDIDVVAFLDDDTILNSDYFEKLIATYAQFPKTVGVGGYITNEVSWEKVTQDHPENVDYFYYDGYRRKESSRYRLRRKLGLAQKTPPAVYPAFGHGRSISFLPPSGKIYKVEQLMGGVSSFPLSILKVHKFSEYFEGYGLYEDADFTLRLSNIGDLYVNTAAQLEHHHDAAGRPNQYKYGKMVVRNGWYVWRVKYPNPSFKNKVKWYQITILLTVIRFLNIFTTNQRKEAFTESLGRVVGCLSLISNSPKLKRT; encoded by the coding sequence ATGCAAAATCATAAGCTCAGTCTTATCATCTGTACTTACATGAGGCCAGAACCTTTGACTAAGTTATTAGAATCTGTGATGACTCAATCTAAAGTGCCTGATGAGATTTTAATCATTGATGGTTCTGTAGATGATAGTACTGGATCTCGCTTTCGCGAAAGCGGAAACAATATCATACATTATCACAATGTACCACCTGAACATCGAGGACTTACCAAACAGCGCAATTATGGAATAGAACGTGTTTCTGAAGATATAGACGTAGTTGCCTTTCTAGATGATGATACAATTCTCAATTCAGATTATTTTGAAAAATTAATAGCAACGTATGCTCAATTTCCAAAAACAGTGGGAGTAGGAGGCTACATCACTAACGAAGTATCTTGGGAGAAAGTTACACAAGATCATCCAGAAAATGTCGATTATTTCTATTATGATGGTTATCGTCGTAAAGAAAGTAGCCGTTATAGACTGAGAAGAAAGCTAGGTCTAGCTCAAAAAACGCCACCAGCGGTTTATCCAGCGTTTGGTCATGGTAGGTCTATTAGTTTTTTACCACCATCAGGTAAGATTTATAAAGTTGAGCAATTAATGGGCGGTGTTTCTAGTTTTCCATTGTCCATTTTAAAAGTACACAAATTCTCTGAATATTTTGAAGGTTACGGCCTCTATGAAGATGCAGATTTTACTTTAAGACTTTCAAATATTGGAGATTTATATGTCAATACGGCCGCTCAATTAGAACACCATCATGATGCTGCCGGAAGACCTAATCAATATAAATACGGTAAAATGGTAGTGCGCAACGGCTGGTATGTGTGGCGTGTTAAGTATCCCAATCCATCGTTCAAAAATAAAGTGAAATGGTATCAAATCACCATTTTGTTAACTGTTATAAGATTTCTCAATATCTTTACTACTAATCAACGCAAAGAAGCTTTTACAGAAAGTTTAGGTAGAGTAGTAGGGTGCTTGAGTTTGATAAGCAATAGTCCTAAGTTGAAAAGGACATAA
- a CDS encoding N-acetylneuraminate synthase family protein gives MSHYKAPYTIAEIGGNHKGDMEIAKELIKVAAIFCKVDAVKFQKRHNVELLTKEQYEAPHPNPVNSYGDTYGAHREFLEFDVNQHAELKAYCEEVGITYSTSVWDVTSAKEIAGLNPEFIKIPSACNNHYEMLGWLCENYKGEIHCSTGMTTKDEVQELVEFFEKHNRAKDLVLYNCTSGYPVPFPDVCLLDITTMIQKYGDRVKTIGFSGHHLGIAVDVAAYTLGANVVERHYTLDRTWKGTDHSASLEPAGMRKLARDLKAVYQALDYKSTDILPIEQVQRDKLKYRK, from the coding sequence ATGAGTCATTATAAAGCACCTTATACCATTGCAGAGATAGGTGGAAACCATAAAGGCGATATGGAAATCGCAAAAGAGCTTATTAAAGTGGCTGCTATTTTTTGTAAAGTAGATGCTGTAAAGTTTCAAAAGCGCCATAACGTAGAGTTGTTGACCAAAGAGCAATACGAAGCACCGCACCCTAATCCTGTAAATTCTTACGGAGATACTTATGGAGCTCACAGAGAGTTCCTAGAGTTTGACGTCAACCAGCATGCAGAGTTAAAAGCATATTGTGAAGAAGTAGGGATAACTTACTCCACAAGTGTTTGGGATGTAACCAGTGCCAAAGAAATAGCAGGTCTTAACCCTGAATTTATTAAAATCCCAAGCGCTTGCAACAACCATTATGAGATGTTAGGATGGTTGTGTGAGAATTATAAAGGTGAGATTCACTGTTCTACAGGAATGACTACTAAAGATGAGGTACAAGAGCTAGTGGAATTCTTTGAAAAGCATAATCGTGCAAAAGATCTGGTATTATACAACTGTACTTCTGGTTATCCAGTACCATTTCCAGATGTGTGTTTGCTAGACATTACCACCATGATTCAAAAATATGGCGACCGCGTTAAAACCATAGGGTTTTCTGGTCACCATTTAGGTATCGCTGTAGATGTTGCTGCTTATACACTTGGAGCAAATGTAGTAGAGCGTCATTATACACTTGATAGAACCTGGAAAGGAACAGATCACAGTGCTTCATTAGAACCTGCTGGAATGAGAAAATTAGCGCGAGATTTAAAGGCCGTTTATCAAGCTTTGGATTATAAATCGACAGATATTTTACCTATTGAGCAAGTACAACGTGATAAGTTGAAGTATAGAAAGTAG
- a CDS encoding glycosyltransferase family 4 protein, which translates to MHIAYLTPEYPHARINNGGGMGTSIENLVKALVKNNQQVSVFVYGSRRSEVFTDGGITFHLIAQKNYKVGGFYFYRKHIEQYINNNAQNIDILEAPDWTGITAFMRLKLPLVIRFHGSDTYFCHIEKRKQKLKNKWFEMLAVRKAMAYIAPTYFAGEKSMELFKLPKEKLKVIHYGLELENFNNNHPEEFEKYRVLNIGTLIRKKGVFQLIETFNKLVEIEPKSTLVFIGADSVDIHTGSDSTWELMQNKMTDKAALSITYLGKIPYELVQEQIKKAHVCVFPSLAETLGMVTIESMALQKAVVNTNIGWAQDLIEHGVNGFMHHPDDIDAYVASIKELFEDLNLTIKLGQAGRVKTEDKFDIQKIVYQNLELYKSISSL; encoded by the coding sequence ATGCATATAGCCTACCTCACACCAGAATATCCTCATGCTAGAATCAATAACGGAGGTGGCATGGGGACAAGTATTGAAAATCTTGTAAAAGCTCTGGTAAAAAACAATCAACAGGTCTCTGTTTTTGTTTACGGGAGCAGGAGAAGTGAAGTTTTTACTGATGGAGGAATCACTTTTCATCTCATTGCACAAAAGAATTATAAAGTTGGAGGTTTTTATTTTTATCGCAAACATATTGAGCAGTATATTAATAACAATGCTCAAAACATAGATATCTTAGAAGCTCCTGACTGGACAGGCATTACCGCTTTTATGAGGTTGAAATTGCCGTTAGTAATTCGGTTTCATGGTAGTGACACTTACTTTTGTCATATTGAAAAAAGAAAGCAAAAGCTTAAAAATAAATGGTTTGAAATGTTGGCAGTTAGAAAGGCTATGGCTTATATCGCACCTACATACTTTGCTGGAGAAAAAAGTATGGAGCTTTTCAAGCTACCCAAAGAAAAACTTAAGGTCATACATTACGGTCTTGAACTAGAAAATTTTAATAACAATCATCCTGAAGAATTTGAAAAATATCGAGTTCTCAATATAGGAACACTGATAAGAAAAAAAGGTGTTTTTCAACTTATAGAAACCTTCAATAAACTAGTTGAAATAGAGCCCAAAAGTACACTAGTTTTCATAGGTGCTGATAGCGTTGATATTCATACCGGTTCTGATTCTACATGGGAATTGATGCAAAATAAAATGACCGATAAAGCTGCATTATCCATTACCTACCTAGGCAAAATCCCTTATGAATTAGTACAAGAACAAATTAAAAAAGCACATGTTTGTGTTTTTCCATCTCTAGCAGAAACCCTAGGAATGGTGACGATTGAATCTATGGCACTTCAAAAAGCAGTGGTAAATACAAATATAGGTTGGGCACAAGATTTAATAGAACATGGTGTAAATGGGTTCATGCACCATCCAGACGATATTGATGCCTATGTTGCTAGTATTAAAGAACTATTTGAAGATTTAAACTTAACCATTAAATTAGGTCAAGCAGGTAGAGTCAAGACAGAAGACAAGTTTGATATTCAAAAAATTGTATATCAAAATCTTGAATTATATAAAAGTATTAGTTCCCTATGA
- a CDS encoding MBOAT family O-acyltransferase, translating into MLFNSFEFLIFLPVVFIMYWFVFKGNLKAQNIFILVASYFFYGWWDYRFLALIAFSTIVDYSIAVVMSGSENKAKRKMLLITSLVVNLGLLGFFKYYGFFVNSWVDAFSSLGIEMHRSTLNIILPVGISFYTFQTLSYTIDVYRRKLPASKHFINFAAYVAFFPQLVAGPIERATNLLPQFSKERTFNEEQAISGINLILWGLFQKVVIADSCAPYVNSIFDNYESMNSLSLILGAVYFAFQIYGDFAGYSNIAIGTARLLGFDLMRNFNYPYFSRDMAEFWRRWHISLSTWFRDYLYIPLGGSRGSKWMQLRNVMIIFIVSGFWHGANWTFVFWGFLHALFFIPILLLNRNRSNLNQVSENRILPSLKELSQMLMTFFLACVAWVFFRASNITEAFQYLQNIYENLSFNIQYLNIERYSVEMLLIIFIFICYEWFHRGKEHPFYGKWKWLKIASVILLLLTLGVYSNHQDFIYFQF; encoded by the coding sequence ATGCTATTTAATTCTTTTGAATTTTTAATTTTTCTACCAGTCGTTTTTATCATGTACTGGTTTGTCTTTAAAGGAAATTTAAAAGCGCAGAATATTTTTATACTAGTTGCGAGTTATTTCTTTTATGGCTGGTGGGACTATAGGTTTCTTGCATTAATTGCTTTTAGTACGATAGTAGATTATTCTATTGCTGTTGTTATGAGCGGTTCTGAAAATAAAGCCAAAAGGAAGATGTTGCTAATCACTTCTTTAGTCGTTAATCTAGGGCTACTTGGTTTCTTTAAATATTATGGCTTTTTTGTTAATTCTTGGGTGGATGCTTTTAGCTCGTTAGGAATAGAAATGCATAGAAGTACATTAAATATTATATTGCCAGTAGGAATTTCATTCTATACGTTTCAAACATTAAGTTACACGATCGATGTATATCGACGCAAGCTACCAGCATCAAAACACTTTATAAATTTTGCTGCATATGTAGCCTTCTTTCCGCAGTTAGTAGCTGGTCCTATTGAGAGAGCAACTAATTTGTTACCACAGTTTTCTAAGGAAAGAACCTTCAATGAAGAGCAAGCGATTTCTGGAATCAATCTTATTTTATGGGGTTTATTTCAAAAGGTGGTTATAGCTGACAGTTGTGCACCTTATGTCAATAGTATTTTTGACAACTATGAGAGCATGAATAGCCTAAGTCTTATTCTAGGTGCTGTGTATTTTGCTTTTCAGATCTACGGAGATTTTGCAGGATATTCAAACATTGCTATAGGAACAGCGAGGTTATTAGGTTTTGATTTGATGCGTAATTTCAATTATCCATATTTTTCTAGAGATATGGCTGAATTTTGGAGACGCTGGCATATATCGTTATCAACATGGTTTAGAGATTACCTTTATATACCACTAGGTGGTTCTAGAGGTTCTAAATGGATGCAACTGCGCAATGTGATGATCATTTTTATCGTAAGTGGTTTCTGGCATGGAGCTAATTGGACTTTTGTTTTTTGGGGATTTTTACATGCTTTATTTTTTATTCCCATTTTATTATTAAATAGAAATCGTAGTAACTTGAATCAGGTAAGTGAAAACAGAATTCTACCTAGTTTAAAAGAATTGAGCCAGATGCTAATGACCTTTTTTTTAGCTTGTGTTGCTTGGGTATTTTTTAGAGCTTCAAATATTACCGAGGCATTTCAATATTTACAGAATATCTATGAAAATTTGAGTTTTAATATTCAATACCTTAACATAGAGCGCTACAGCGTAGAAATGCTACTAATTATTTTTATCTTTATATGTTATGAATGGTTTCATAGGGGTAAAGAGCATCCATTTTATGGAAAATGGAAATGGCTAAAAATTGCTAGTGTTATTCTTTTGTTGCTTACTTTAGGTGTTTACTCTAATCATCAAGATTTTATATACTTCCAGTTTTAA
- a CDS encoding acylneuraminate cytidylyltransferase, with amino-acid sequence MKSIGFIPLRAGSKGIPGKNKKKLLGRPLFCWTLGEAIASNLDEIYVYTDDADILSFIEKEYHWTTKVKAIKRSDASATDTASTELAIMEFLTDLEVKFDLFCLLQATSPFTEAADINNCLNAVANGKNYDSALTVVNSHRFTWHTDGTPKNYDIFNRPRRQDFEGLLIENGACYVTTDSALRESKNRISGNIATIKMPEDSLTEIDSLTDWKIVEELLAARLKSKKQSDRITHLILDVDGVFTDGCIYYGADGELMKKFDMRDGMGLEILRQYGVEVMVMTSEDSSIVASRMKKLKIDDVFLGVKDKYSLLSRIITDRNLSLSNVAYIGDDVNDMANICAAGWSFTPANATQPIKNHADVILQNNSAEGAIREATEFIIKYNNRYESL; translated from the coding sequence ATGAAATCCATAGGATTTATACCACTACGTGCAGGTTCTAAAGGCATTCCTGGCAAAAACAAAAAGAAGCTCCTAGGTAGACCTCTTTTTTGTTGGACACTAGGTGAAGCCATTGCTTCAAATCTCGACGAAATTTACGTTTATACAGACGATGCCGACATTCTATCTTTTATAGAAAAAGAGTACCATTGGACTACTAAGGTAAAAGCGATAAAACGCAGCGATGCCAGCGCTACAGATACTGCAAGTACGGAACTTGCGATCATGGAATTCTTAACTGATCTCGAAGTTAAATTTGACCTCTTCTGTTTACTTCAAGCGACTTCACCATTTACCGAGGCTGCCGATATCAACAACTGTCTAAATGCCGTTGCAAATGGTAAGAATTATGACAGTGCACTTACGGTTGTAAACTCTCATCGTTTTACTTGGCATACAGACGGTACTCCAAAGAATTATGACATCTTCAATAGACCTAGAAGACAAGATTTTGAAGGTTTATTAATAGAAAATGGTGCGTGTTATGTTACTACTGATTCCGCTTTACGCGAAAGCAAGAATAGAATCTCTGGTAATATCGCAACCATCAAAATGCCAGAAGACAGTCTTACCGAAATAGATTCCTTGACCGATTGGAAAATTGTGGAAGAACTACTTGCTGCTCGATTAAAATCCAAGAAACAAAGTGACAGAATTACTCATTTAATTCTTGATGTAGATGGTGTTTTTACCGATGGTTGTATTTACTACGGAGCAGATGGCGAATTGATGAAAAAATTTGATATGCGGGATGGTATGGGACTAGAAATCTTACGCCAGTATGGAGTTGAAGTAATGGTCATGACTTCAGAAGATTCTTCCATAGTTGCAAGCCGTATGAAGAAGTTAAAAATTGATGACGTGTTTCTAGGAGTAAAAGATAAATACAGTTTACTCTCTAGAATAATTACTGATAGAAACCTATCCCTTTCTAACGTCGCCTACATAGGTGATGATGTGAATGATATGGCAAACATATGTGCTGCTGGCTGGTCATTTACACCAGCAAATGCCACTCAACCTATAAAAAATCATGCAGACGTAATTCTGCAAAACAACAGTGCCGAAGGAGCTATCCGTGAGGCTACAGAATTTATTATAAAATATAACAACCGATATGAGTCATTATAA